From the Leptospira sp. WS60.C2 genome, one window contains:
- a CDS encoding acyl-CoA desaturase: protein MNSASPPVEPVVKEQAPLLFLILFFLVQATVLTVFTVPFSWTLVWVAVGSYFLRMFGITGAYHRYFSHASFKTSRVFQFILAWIGSMAMQKGALWWAAHHRNHHKYSDTEKDIHSPSRKGFWYSHMFWFLRDDYNDYEAKLIPDFYKYPELRWIDRNHWIPPLTYAILLYAIGGWAWLVYGYAVSTFILGHATWTINSLSHVYGSVRYDSRDTSKNNVWLALLTMGEGWHNNHHYYCSSVNQGFYWYEIDVTYYILKVLSWFGIVWDLKKPPKKVLDEGINRDRAKKEELLAARKNKAEAKQKKKVEVLSA from the coding sequence ATGAATTCTGCGTCTCCCCCCGTTGAACCTGTCGTCAAAGAACAGGCTCCTTTACTTTTCCTCATTTTATTTTTTCTTGTACAAGCGACTGTCTTAACGGTGTTTACCGTGCCATTTTCATGGACTTTGGTTTGGGTTGCCGTGGGTTCTTATTTTCTCCGCATGTTTGGCATTACGGGTGCTTACCATCGCTATTTTTCTCATGCGTCTTTTAAAACTTCGCGAGTGTTCCAATTTATTTTGGCTTGGATCGGGTCTATGGCTATGCAGAAAGGTGCACTATGGTGGGCCGCTCATCACAGAAACCATCATAAGTATTCCGATACGGAAAAAGACATCCACTCTCCTAGTCGTAAGGGATTTTGGTATTCTCATATGTTTTGGTTCTTGCGAGATGATTACAACGATTACGAAGCAAAACTCATTCCGGATTTCTACAAATACCCAGAACTTAGATGGATTGATCGAAATCATTGGATTCCACCCTTAACGTATGCAATCCTTCTATATGCGATTGGTGGTTGGGCATGGTTGGTGTATGGTTATGCCGTTTCTACCTTCATTTTAGGACATGCAACTTGGACCATCAATTCCCTTTCTCATGTGTATGGTTCAGTTCGTTATGATTCCAGAGACACTAGTAAAAACAATGTTTGGTTAGCACTTCTCACCATGGGAGAAGGTTGGCACAATAATCACCATTACTACTGTTCGTCGGTAAACCAAGGTTTCTATTGGTACGAAATTGATGTAACTTATTACATTTTAAAAGTACTGAGTTGGTTCGGTATTGTTTGGGATTTAAAAAAACCTCCCAAAAAAGTTTTGGATGAAGGGATCAATCGCGACCGAGCGAAAAAAGAAGAATTGTTAGCTGCCCGAAAAAATAAAGCCGAGGCAAAACAGAAAAAGAAAGTGGAAGTGTTGTCCGCGTAG
- a CDS encoding motility protein A, translating into MDIATVIGLALGMALMLLGVVSGGLALTDLIDIPSVMITFGGAAAATIISFPWTSTIGVGAVTKKAFQNPPSDLPGLITTLVSFSEKARREGLLALEDDINELPEEFLKKGIQLVVDGTDPELVRNIMETEIGNTAARHAYGRGWWDAYAGFAPGFGMLGTLVGLVGMLKNLGGGDASAIGQGMATALITTLYGSLAQNLFAAPVVRKLTRRSEDELVIKQVMVEGTLSIQSGDNPRIVKEKLASFLTPAERVALKDDGD; encoded by the coding sequence ATGGATATAGCTACAGTCATTGGTTTGGCCCTTGGTATGGCCTTGATGTTACTTGGGGTGGTCTCTGGTGGTCTTGCCCTAACTGACCTAATTGATATTCCGTCCGTCATGATCACATTCGGTGGGGCGGCCGCTGCTACGATTATTTCCTTTCCATGGACTTCTACCATTGGAGTGGGAGCCGTAACAAAGAAAGCATTCCAAAATCCACCTTCGGATTTACCTGGTCTTATCACAACACTCGTTAGTTTTTCTGAAAAAGCTCGTCGTGAGGGTTTGCTTGCCTTAGAAGATGATATCAATGAATTACCTGAAGAATTTTTAAAGAAAGGAATCCAACTCGTTGTGGATGGAACGGATCCCGAACTGGTTCGAAACATCATGGAAACGGAAATTGGGAATACCGCTGCTCGCCACGCATATGGTCGTGGTTGGTGGGATGCTTACGCTGGTTTTGCGCCAGGGTTTGGGATGCTTGGGACCCTTGTGGGTCTTGTGGGGATGTTAAAGAACTTAGGTGGTGGGGATGCGAGTGCCATCGGACAAGGTATGGCGACAGCCCTGATTACTACTCTATATGGATCCCTTGCACAGAACTTATTTGCAGCACCTGTAGTAAGAAAATTAACAAGAAGATCAGAAGATGAACTTGTGATCAAACAAGTGATGGTGGAAGGAACTCTTTCCATACAGTCGGGAGATAACCCACGGATTGTTAAAGAGAAACTAGCGAGTTTCTTAACTCCTGCAGAACGTGTTGCCTTAAAAGATGATGGAGATTAA
- a CDS encoding TolC family protein gives MKTYLNRFFFSLLFPFSLLFSFLLEADPTKDPFDTLHGPNIFSQDYLNQQPGVLTLAELLKSVEKSYPLVLAAEKLLTETEYNYLAAEGAFDLQFKSMGTTKPTGFYTNNAADTVFEKPTPLGGTSFFAGYRIGRGTFPVYDGRRQTNDYGEVRAGAIVPLMRNREIDKNRADLRKADIDRKLAELSIQKLKIEVIKEATKRYWKWVASGQEYLVNKDLLEIAKSRQQQISQRIKLGDIPKMEGTENDRAILQRESQFVSAEREMQKAAIDLSLFLRAADGNLILPTTDRLPIGFPKPIDYKGLELEKSIKIAWKFRPEIQDYEFKREKVRVDQDMGYNALKPQVDLVVAGSQDFGPGSVTRSKPELEASLVLNVPIQTRRPRGMIGAAEAKIAQLDQELQFSKDKIKTEVQDAISEVIASAKRVSVTQNEVELARKLEEMERDRFSLGDSTLLFVNIREQTSAEAAVREIKALYDHHVAVANFQASTATFLQNTPTP, from the coding sequence ATGAAAACGTATTTAAATCGTTTTTTCTTTTCGTTACTTTTTCCATTTAGTTTATTATTTTCATTTTTATTAGAAGCGGATCCTACAAAGGATCCCTTCGATACTTTGCACGGTCCCAATATTTTTTCTCAGGATTATCTCAACCAACAACCAGGAGTTCTAACCCTAGCAGAACTTTTAAAGTCGGTTGAGAAATCGTATCCTCTTGTCCTTGCTGCGGAAAAACTATTAACAGAAACAGAATATAATTATTTAGCAGCTGAAGGTGCTTTTGATTTACAATTCAAATCCATGGGTACAACCAAACCTACTGGTTTTTACACAAACAATGCAGCTGATACTGTCTTTGAAAAACCAACTCCACTTGGTGGAACCTCCTTCTTTGCCGGATATCGTATCGGACGAGGAACTTTTCCCGTTTATGATGGAAGAAGACAAACCAATGACTACGGAGAAGTAAGAGCTGGTGCTATTGTTCCCTTGATGCGAAACCGCGAGATCGATAAAAACAGAGCTGATCTTAGAAAAGCTGATATCGATCGTAAACTAGCGGAGTTATCCATCCAAAAACTAAAAATTGAAGTCATCAAAGAAGCAACCAAACGATATTGGAAATGGGTTGCAAGTGGACAAGAATATCTTGTCAACAAAGACCTGTTAGAGATTGCAAAAAGCAGACAACAACAAATTTCCCAACGAATTAAGTTAGGCGATATTCCTAAAATGGAAGGAACGGAAAACGACCGTGCGATTTTACAAAGAGAATCACAATTTGTATCCGCAGAACGTGAAATGCAAAAAGCTGCAATTGATTTGTCTTTATTCTTACGTGCTGCTGATGGGAATTTGATCCTCCCAACAACGGATCGTTTACCAATTGGATTTCCCAAACCCATTGACTACAAAGGATTGGAGTTAGAAAAAAGTATCAAAATCGCCTGGAAGTTTCGACCCGAAATCCAAGACTATGAATTTAAACGTGAGAAAGTACGTGTGGACCAAGACATGGGTTATAATGCTTTGAAACCGCAAGTGGATTTAGTCGTCGCTGGATCCCAAGACTTTGGACCAGGTTCGGTCACTCGATCCAAACCAGAATTAGAAGCATCGCTTGTTTTAAATGTTCCCATCCAAACGAGACGCCCAAGAGGAATGATTGGTGCAGCAGAAGCAAAAATTGCACAACTAGACCAAGAGTTACAGTTCTCTAAAGACAAAATCAAAACGGAAGTGCAAGACGCCATTTCAGAAGTGATTGCTTCCGCTAAACGAGTCAGTGTCACTCAAAATGAAGTGGAACTTGCTAGAAAATTAGAAGAGATGGAACGTGATCGATTTTCCTTAGGGGATTCTACTCTATTATTCGTGAATATTCGCGAACAAACAAGTGCAGAAGCGGCTGTTCGTGAAATTAAGGCATTGTACGATCATCATGTGGCTGTTGCCAACTTCCAAGCATCAACAGCAACCTTTCTCCAAAATACACCGACTCCTTAA
- a CDS encoding MlaD family protein, whose translation MKSKKLNQETITGIIFFSVLVFAFFTTVIQPDRPTKKYPYRLSLFYSRIDGIKEGTEVRILGIQKGYVAHIDSRPLIDVPDRRFLDHNMDHAIELHIALEDPLTLWDNYEVDFQTVTLFSGRIININPGSSDGKRSFFKPTFREGEKTPDYLPSARYFDDFFKATSATMEENRSDLRQITLDFRSITDKLNQSEGTIPKIIGSTEMYDELLATIKDAETIGKEGRRYMESSRNLENTMPIPFLISASYYGRTTPITGRRIGPQD comes from the coding sequence GTGAAATCGAAAAAATTAAATCAGGAAACCATCACAGGTATCATTTTTTTTTCCGTTTTGGTTTTTGCCTTTTTCACAACCGTCATTCAACCAGATAGACCTACCAAAAAATATCCATACCGCCTTTCTTTATTTTATTCACGGATTGATGGAATTAAAGAAGGAACGGAAGTTAGGATTTTGGGAATTCAGAAAGGATATGTAGCTCACATTGATTCCAGGCCACTCATTGATGTTCCCGACAGAAGATTTTTAGATCATAACATGGATCATGCGATTGAATTACACATTGCTTTGGAAGATCCACTTACGCTTTGGGATAACTATGAAGTTGATTTTCAGACAGTCACATTGTTCTCGGGAAGGATTATCAATATCAATCCTGGAAGTTCGGATGGAAAAAGGTCATTTTTCAAACCAACATTTCGAGAAGGGGAAAAAACACCTGATTATTTACCTTCTGCACGTTATTTTGATGATTTTTTTAAAGCAACTTCTGCTACAATGGAAGAAAATCGTTCCGATCTTCGACAAATCACATTGGATTTTCGTTCCATCACCGATAAATTAAATCAATCAGAAGGTACGATTCCAAAAATCATTGGAAGTACCGAGATGTATGATGAACTTCTTGCGACAATCAAAGATGCAGAAACGATTGGAAAAGAAGGAAGGCGGTATATGGAAAGCTCAAGAAACTTAGAGAATACAATGCCAATACCGTTTTTAATTTCAGCATCATATTACGGCCGTACTACGCCGATTACTGGAAGAAGGATAGGACCACAAGATTAA
- the kdsB gene encoding 3-deoxy-manno-octulosonate cytidylyltransferase: protein MSDQILGVIPARFASTRFPGKPLALIGTKPMIQWTYYHASKSKSFHRLVVATDDQRIHDVVLSFGGESILTSPDHPTGTDRIIEVAQTLPNYGIIVNIQGDEPGMETNLIDGVVALKTKHRNWEMTTAAVPFSPTEDPKDPNKVKVVFDRKARANYFSRSPIPASFKGEAIYHRHLGIYAYERDFLMSYNNLPASDWETVESLEQLRALQNGGTIGVFLAEKANLGVDSPVDLEVVIREFQEKGLI, encoded by the coding sequence ATGTCCGACCAGATTCTCGGTGTGATCCCTGCGCGTTTCGCGAGTACAAGATTTCCAGGAAAACCACTGGCACTCATTGGCACAAAACCAATGATCCAGTGGACTTACTACCATGCCTCAAAGTCTAAGTCTTTCCATCGTTTGGTGGTAGCAACAGACGATCAAAGAATTCACGATGTCGTATTAAGTTTTGGTGGTGAGTCCATTCTTACAAGTCCAGACCATCCAACAGGCACTGATCGTATCATTGAGGTAGCACAAACACTCCCAAACTACGGAATCATTGTGAACATCCAAGGGGATGAACCTGGTATGGAAACAAACCTAATTGATGGAGTGGTAGCTTTAAAAACAAAACATCGTAATTGGGAAATGACAACAGCGGCTGTTCCTTTCTCTCCCACAGAAGATCCGAAAGACCCTAACAAAGTGAAGGTGGTCTTTGACAGAAAAGCCAGAGCTAATTATTTTTCCCGCTCTCCCATCCCTGCTTCCTTTAAAGGAGAAGCCATCTACCACCGTCACCTTGGCATTTATGCGTATGAGCGAGATTTTTTAATGTCCTATAACAATTTACCTGCCTCGGACTGGGAAACTGTAGAATCCTTGGAACAACTTCGAGCCTTACAAAATGGTGGAACCATTGGGGTGTTTCTTGCAGAGAAAGCCAATTTGGGAGTGGATTCTCCAGTAGATTTAGAAGTGGTGATACGAGAGTTCCAAGAGAAGGGATTGATTTAG
- a CDS encoding flagellar FlbD family protein, whose translation MVILHRLKGAEFVLNADLIETIEANPDTIITLVNEKKFIVQETVAEVVEKVVNYQTRIHNLPRVNDKRPEET comes from the coding sequence TTGGTCATTTTACATCGACTCAAAGGTGCGGAATTTGTTCTCAATGCAGATTTGATTGAGACCATTGAAGCAAATCCAGATACGATCATCACTCTTGTGAATGAGAAGAAATTCATTGTACAAGAGACAGTGGCGGAAGTTGTGGAAAAAGTGGTAAACTACCAAACTAGGATCCACAATCTCCCCAGAGTGAATGATAAAAGGCCTGAGGAAACATAA
- the fliL gene encoding flagellar basal body-associated protein FliL, whose amino-acid sequence MGDREVDEEEGGLAEGSSASAGMSPIVKWLLYIAAAIFGIIIVTVISMFVAQKTATSVFKQQKNISLVKAPPPLEVYTFQEEFRVNTSDVGESHFVKLKMSLGFESGQPALSAELAARVAQMQNIINLVIARKTKDDLKSITNQLDLREEIKAHLNHILTNGKIKEVYFTEFLVN is encoded by the coding sequence ATGGGCGACCGTGAAGTAGATGAAGAAGAAGGTGGGTTAGCCGAAGGTAGTTCCGCCTCTGCTGGGATGTCCCCCATTGTAAAATGGTTATTGTACATCGCTGCGGCCATTTTTGGAATTATCATTGTAACCGTAATATCGATGTTTGTTGCTCAAAAAACAGCAACAAGTGTGTTCAAACAACAAAAGAATATCTCACTTGTGAAAGCTCCACCTCCTTTGGAAGTTTACACATTTCAGGAAGAGTTTCGAGTGAATACTTCTGATGTTGGAGAATCACACTTTGTGAAGTTAAAGATGTCTCTTGGATTTGAATCAGGCCAACCTGCACTTTCTGCAGAACTGGCGGCACGTGTGGCTCAAATGCAAAACATCATTAACTTAGTGATCGCTCGTAAAACGAAAGATGATTTAAAATCCATTACCAACCAATTGGATTTACGTGAAGAAATCAAAGCTCATCTAAATCACATTTTGACGAATGGAAAAATCAAAGAGGTTTACTTTACCGAGTTCTTGGTAAACTAG
- a CDS encoding cation:proton antiporter: MHGEESLLQDIGLSIIFATVLSHIARVLKQPLILGYIIGGAMLGKEMGFELVTNEASIELISEIGLILLLFIIGLEINLSELAKMGKAMFTLGILQFTLSVAFVYSVFPFFGLSIGSEKFDLLYIAVALSLSSTLIVVKLLQDKVEINTLSGKLTVGVLVFQDIWAILFMGVQPNLNNPEVLKILTSVGIIVLLIAFSFSVSRYVLAKLYKACASSPELILLTSIMWCFLVCGIAGEAGLSKEMGALVAGMSIAAFPYGADVISKLIGIRDFFVTLFFVALGLKVPLPSLEVIGLSAAIITLMLFVRMITIAPVIIKLNKGVRNGFLTALNLAQISEFSLVILALGAGFEHITPKLQAVILTSTIIASVLSTYIIMFNHNIAASFERILARVGISDQTEDSRKEDKAGHGGHGGHGDGIVRDIIVLGYFRIARAFVEYLEDLSPSLIKRIIIADYNPAFKEELTNKGFQWAYADLAHPDSLSHIGLHDASMVICTISDSFLKGTNNNRLLSTLSKLAPNAKIILTSDEPGEAKKLVADGAQKVIIPGVITGEFLYEYISRGMRNNE, encoded by the coding sequence ATGCACGGGGAAGAGTCACTTTTACAAGACATTGGTCTGAGTATCATTTTCGCAACAGTATTGAGCCATATCGCTCGGGTTCTCAAACAACCGTTAATCTTGGGTTATATCATCGGTGGCGCCATGCTTGGAAAGGAAATGGGATTCGAGCTTGTTACTAACGAAGCAAGTATCGAACTCATTTCAGAAATTGGACTCATCCTGTTACTCTTCATTATTGGCCTTGAAATCAATCTGTCTGAACTCGCGAAAATGGGTAAGGCGATGTTCACACTTGGTATCCTTCAATTCACTCTTTCCGTTGCCTTTGTGTATTCTGTATTCCCATTCTTTGGACTTTCGATTGGGTCTGAAAAGTTTGACCTTCTTTATATTGCCGTTGCTCTCTCTTTAAGCTCAACATTAATCGTTGTTAAATTACTCCAAGACAAAGTCGAAATCAATACTTTATCGGGAAAGTTGACTGTGGGAGTCTTAGTATTTCAAGACATTTGGGCAATTTTGTTTATGGGTGTCCAACCCAATCTAAACAATCCCGAGGTTTTAAAAATCCTCACTTCTGTTGGTATCATCGTACTTCTCATCGCATTTAGCTTTAGCGTGAGCCGTTATGTTCTCGCAAAATTATATAAAGCTTGTGCTAGTAGCCCTGAATTAATTCTTTTAACATCGATTATGTGGTGTTTTTTGGTTTGTGGGATTGCGGGAGAAGCCGGACTTTCCAAAGAAATGGGTGCTCTTGTTGCGGGTATGAGTATCGCTGCTTTCCCTTATGGTGCTGATGTAATCTCCAAACTCATTGGAATCAGAGACTTCTTTGTAACTCTCTTTTTTGTGGCTCTCGGTCTCAAAGTACCTCTTCCTAGTTTAGAAGTGATCGGACTTTCTGCTGCCATCATAACCTTGATGTTATTTGTAAGGATGATCACGATTGCTCCAGTCATCATCAAACTTAACAAAGGAGTTCGCAACGGATTTCTAACTGCTTTAAACTTGGCGCAAATCTCTGAGTTCTCGCTCGTTATTTTAGCGTTAGGTGCCGGTTTTGAACACATCACACCAAAATTACAGGCAGTTATATTAACTTCTACCATCATCGCTTCCGTTTTATCCACTTATATCATTATGTTTAATCATAATATTGCAGCCTCCTTCGAACGAATACTCGCTCGTGTAGGAATCTCTGACCAAACAGAAGATTCAAGAAAAGAAGATAAAGCTGGCCATGGTGGACACGGAGGTCATGGAGATGGAATCGTTCGTGACATCATCGTACTTGGATACTTCCGGATTGCTCGTGCCTTTGTAGAATACTTGGAAGACTTATCTCCTTCTCTCATCAAACGAATCATTATTGCCGATTACAATCCCGCCTTCAAAGAAGAATTGACAAACAAGGGATTTCAATGGGCATATGCTGACCTTGCTCATCCAGATTCTTTATCCCACATAGGACTTCATGACGCTTCTATGGTCATTTGTACCATATCAGATTCTTTTCTAAAAGGAACCAATAACAACCGTTTGCTATCAACTCTTAGCAAATTGGCACCGAATGCAAAAATCATTTTGACAAGTGACGAACCAGGCGAAGCAAAAAAACTCGTCGCAGATGGAGCACAAAAAGTTATCATTCCTGGAGTGATCACAGGTGAATTTTTATACGAATATATTTCTAGAGGAATGCGAAATAACGAGTAA
- a CDS encoding zinc-binding dehydrogenase translates to MSEWDEMKAVTILKYDESEPQLELREKEIPTPKENEVRIKIHLSPINPSDLMFIRGLYGFKKKAPVSAGFEASGTVDAVGSAIKTLKVGMAVSCVAPQNDGTWAEYMITTEENCLPLVDGVTLDEGSSFFVNPMTAWAMVSRCQKEGHAAMVQTAAASALGKMVVRLCKEKGIPLINVVRKKEQEDTLKEIGAEHILNSTSANYQKDLFKLTKKLNATYAIDAVAGDTAQSLVECMPYGSKLICYGALSEKPFSVNSGIILFQNKKIEGFWLSSWIYEIGLEEFQKQAKEAQTYLKTVFQTKINRRFPFEDFNEGLEFYKQHMTDGKVVFGP, encoded by the coding sequence GTGAGTGAATGGGACGAGATGAAAGCAGTCACCATCCTAAAATATGATGAATCCGAACCACAATTGGAACTTCGTGAAAAAGAAATTCCAACTCCGAAAGAAAACGAAGTAAGGATCAAAATCCACCTTTCACCCATCAATCCATCGGATCTTATGTTCATCCGTGGTTTGTACGGATTCAAGAAGAAAGCTCCTGTATCGGCCGGTTTTGAAGCGAGTGGAACCGTTGATGCTGTGGGTAGCGCCATCAAAACTCTCAAAGTGGGAATGGCAGTTTCTTGTGTGGCACCACAAAATGATGGGACTTGGGCTGAGTATATGATCACAACCGAGGAAAACTGTTTACCGTTAGTGGATGGTGTTACCTTGGACGAAGGCTCTAGTTTTTTTGTAAATCCAATGACGGCATGGGCGATGGTTTCCCGTTGTCAAAAAGAAGGTCATGCAGCAATGGTGCAAACGGCAGCAGCGAGTGCTCTTGGAAAAATGGTAGTTCGACTCTGTAAAGAGAAGGGAATCCCTTTAATCAATGTTGTGCGAAAAAAGGAACAAGAAGATACTTTAAAGGAAATTGGAGCAGAGCACATTCTAAATTCCACTTCAGCCAATTATCAAAAAGATTTATTCAAACTCACAAAAAAATTAAATGCTACCTATGCAATCGATGCAGTCGCTGGAGATACAGCGCAATCTCTTGTGGAATGTATGCCATATGGATCAAAACTCATCTGTTATGGTGCCTTATCAGAAAAACCATTCTCAGTCAATTCTGGAATCATATTATTCCAAAACAAAAAAATTGAAGGCTTTTGGTTGTCCTCTTGGATTTATGAAATTGGATTGGAAGAATTTCAAAAACAAGCAAAAGAAGCACAAACGTATTTAAAAACTGTTTTCCAAACGAAAATCAATCGAAGATTTCCTTTCGAAGACTTCAACGAAGGTTTGGAGTTTTATAAACAACACATGACAGATGGGAAGGTTGTTTTTGGTCCGTAA
- a CDS encoding glycosyltransferase, protein MKVAIVHDWLTGMRGGEVVLDSMLKAFPEADLFTLFYTKGKLNARIEDRKITTAFTNNLPFKEKYYRYYLPLFPTAIETLDLKGYDVVISSSHCVAKGVIPHPDTFHLSYIHSPMRYVWDMYYDYFPARKGFKFFLLQTIANYLRTWDAASSNRVDYFTCNSHFVGRRIQKYYRRDYKIIYPPCLPQDFRVHDNSKDDYYLMVSAFAPYKKIDLAIEAFRENGKPLILVGGGQEEGKLVKNLPKNILWKKGLPRQEVIELYKKARGFIFPGMEDFGITPVESQAYATPVIAYGKGGALESVKEGKTGVFFQEQTVKSLNDAIKRAEKIQFKRWDFQNSINRFTEEKFVSEIRKVVDRHK, encoded by the coding sequence ATGAAAGTTGCGATTGTACATGATTGGCTGACAGGCATGCGAGGTGGGGAAGTGGTTCTGGATAGTATGCTAAAGGCATTTCCAGAAGCAGATTTATTCACACTCTTTTATACGAAAGGTAAATTAAACGCTAGAATCGAGGATCGTAAGATCACAACAGCCTTTACAAACAACTTGCCGTTCAAAGAAAAATACTATCGATACTATTTACCTTTGTTTCCGACTGCCATAGAAACTTTGGATTTAAAAGGATATGATGTAGTCATCAGTTCATCCCATTGTGTTGCAAAAGGTGTGATTCCCCATCCAGATACTTTCCATTTGAGTTACATTCATAGTCCCATGCGTTATGTTTGGGATATGTATTATGATTATTTTCCGGCTCGCAAAGGGTTTAAATTTTTCCTGTTACAAACCATCGCCAATTATTTAAGAACTTGGGATGCGGCATCTTCCAACCGAGTGGATTATTTTACATGTAACTCGCATTTTGTGGGAAGAAGAATTCAAAAATACTATCGTCGTGATTATAAAATCATTTACCCACCATGTTTGCCACAAGACTTTCGTGTGCATGATAATTCCAAAGATGATTATTATCTGATGGTGTCTGCATTTGCTCCTTATAAAAAAATTGACCTGGCAATTGAAGCGTTTCGTGAGAATGGAAAACCACTGATTCTTGTGGGTGGGGGCCAAGAAGAGGGCAAACTAGTCAAAAATTTACCAAAAAACATTCTTTGGAAAAAGGGACTCCCTCGCCAGGAAGTAATCGAACTCTACAAAAAAGCGCGAGGGTTTATTTTCCCGGGAATGGAGGACTTTGGAATCACACCTGTGGAATCCCAAGCCTACGCGACACCTGTCATCGCCTACGGAAAGGGTGGGGCCTTAGAATCGGTCAAAGAGGGGAAAACGGGGGTCTTTTTCCAGGAACAGACCGTAAAATCCTTAAATGATGCCATCAAACGGGCAGAAAAAATCCAATTCAAACGTTGGGATTTCCAAAATTCAATCAATCGATTCACGGAAGAAAAATTCGTAAGCGAAATTCGAAAGGTAGTCGATAGACATAAATAG
- the motB gene encoding flagellar motor protein MotB: MATYGDMVTLLLCFFILLYTTGKTDAKEMQIILSAFKSTTGFFTGGQTLSKGSLEEMGMQIESLPSQVVGRNLSKSKKDAQEVFKPEVEAGKVRISENERGLVISLVGADYFYPGSAILTPAIRETLRKAAGLIKGLERFVRVEGHSDDDAVNPVSRPGREEREYINNWDLAGARAVNATVFMINAEEIEPSWFQAVSFGSYRPLVLENEGTPEAKAFNRRVDIIILTEKSTKRAPGESKYGLPDTRLPNTETNVEGEF, encoded by the coding sequence ATGGCGACTTATGGAGATATGGTGACACTACTTCTTTGTTTCTTTATCCTTTTGTATACCACAGGGAAAACAGATGCAAAGGAAATGCAAATCATCCTCTCGGCATTTAAATCCACTACAGGATTTTTCACAGGTGGACAAACATTATCAAAAGGATCCTTGGAAGAGATGGGGATGCAGATCGAGTCTTTGCCATCCCAAGTAGTGGGTCGTAACCTTTCCAAATCTAAAAAAGATGCACAAGAAGTATTCAAACCAGAAGTGGAAGCGGGCAAGGTAAGAATCTCCGAAAACGAAAGAGGTCTCGTGATCTCTCTTGTAGGTGCTGATTATTTTTATCCAGGTTCAGCGATTCTAACGCCTGCTATCCGAGAAACGTTGCGAAAAGCCGCAGGTCTAATCAAGGGACTCGAACGATTCGTGCGAGTAGAAGGGCATAGTGATGACGATGCAGTGAATCCTGTGAGTCGTCCTGGTCGCGAAGAAAGAGAATATATTAATAACTGGGATTTGGCGGGAGCAAGGGCAGTGAACGCCACTGTATTTATGATTAATGCAGAAGAAATTGAGCCTAGTTGGTTCCAAGCCGTTAGTTTTGGATCCTACAGACCTCTTGTGTTGGAAAATGAAGGTACACCAGAAGCAAAAGCTTTTAACAGAAGAGTGGATATCATCATTTTAACTGAGAAGTCTACAAAACGAGCGCCAGGAGAAAGTAAATACGGACTTCCTGACACTCGTTTGCCAAACACTGAAACAAATGTAGAAGGAGAATTTTAA